Proteins from a genomic interval of Maniola hyperantus chromosome 1, iAphHyp1.2, whole genome shotgun sequence:
- the Rnmt gene encoding mRNA cap guanine-N7 methyltransferase, translating into MSEESENHESVISKENTRETNETTNRDEDNEVPATLARSHANVVAAHYNHLEEKGVKERFNSPIFYLRNFNNWVKSVLIQEYTDKIREKDYGRVLRVLDICCGKGGDLYKWEKARAEHVVFADIADVSIDQCKSRYNDLRRRSGRLFSAEFIAADCTKDVLRHRYKDPSVKFDLVSCQFGLHYSFESLGQARRMLLNISECLKPDGYFFGTLPDAYEIVNRCQKSEDGTFGNRIFNIKLLFDPINGYPLFGAKYDFHLEGVVDCPEFLVNFELLVKLAAEYGLELVYKAGFEDFYRKYSDKYKFLLQKIKCFEVYPALPGKELIGSESEYAHAKAYLDNMTNNSEGNTLGTMSTCEWEVAIIYLAFAFKKCKNTSWDSSGKPLYAASENKSTSTTSTSEK; encoded by the exons ATGAGTGAAGAATCAGAAAACCATGAGTCTGTTATAAGTAAAGAAAACACCCGTGAAACAAACGAAACGACAAATAGAGATGAGGATAACGAAGTGCCAGCGACGCTCGCTCGCTCTCACGCCAATGTTGTTGCAGCTCATTACAACCATCTCGAGGAGAAAGGTGTAAAGGAAAGATTTAATTCGCCCATTTTTTACCTCAGAAACTTCAATAATTGGGTCAAAAGTGTTCTTATACAAGAATATACCGATAAAATACGGGAAAAAGACTACGGTAGAGTTTTAAGAGTACTCGATATTTGCTGTGGTAAAGGCGGTGATTTATACAAATGGGAGAAAGCACGCGCTGAACATGTGGTTTTTGCTGATATAGCAGATGTTTCAATAGATCAGTGTAAAAGCCGTTACAATGACTTGCGCCGACGCTCGGGACGTTTGTTTTCCGCAGAATTCATCGCTGCCGACTGCACTAAGGATGTGCTGCGACATAGGTACAAAGATCCATCAGTAAAATTCGATTTAGTGAGCTGCCAGTTTGGTTTACACTATAGCTTTGAAAGTTTGGGACAGGCGCGTCGCATGCTTTTAAATATATCGGAGTGCCTCAAACCAGATGGTTATTTTTTTGGAACATTGCCTGATGCATATGAAATTGTTAACCGTTGTCAAAAATCAGAAGATGGGACATTTGGCAATcgaatttttaatataaaattgttatttgatCCTATAAATGGATATCCCCTGTTTGGGGCTAAATATGATTTCCACTTAGAAGGAGTGGTGGACTGCCCTGAATTTTTAGTAAATTTTGAGCTTCTTGTTAAGCTGGCTGCAGAGTATGGCTTAGAATTAGTGTACAAAGCAGGCTTTGAAGATTTCTATAGGAAATATTCTGATAAGTATAAATTCTTATTACAAAAGATTAAATGCTTTGAGGTTTACCCTGCGTTGCCAGGCAAAGAGTTGATTGGAAGTGAATCTGAATATGCACATGCAAAGGCCTATTTAGACAATATGACGAACAACAGTGAAGGAAATACCCTTGGCACAATGAGTACATGCGAATGGGAAGTAGCTA TTATATATTTGGCGTTTGCATTTAAAAAGTGCAAGAACACATCATGGGATTCCAGCGGTAAACCTTTGTATGCAGCTTCAGAAAATAAATCAACATCTACAACTTCCACGAGtgaaaaatag